GCCCAGGTTCTGGCCGTCGACCGGCCGGACGCCAACCTCGTCTTCAAGCACGCCGCCATCGTTCCCATGGGCCAGGACATCGGCGAGGACGGTGCGCCGGACGCCATCGTCGGCAAGGCCGTCGCCGACTTCGGCGGTCTCGACATCCTCTACAACAATGCCGGCATCAGCCACGGCGCCCCGGTCGCAGACACCACCGACGAGGCCTTCGACCGGTTGGTGGCCATAAACTTAAGGGCCGGCTTCCGCCTGTCCCGCGCCGCCACCCCGCATCTGGTGGCCAGCGGCAATGGGCGGCTGATCTTCACCGCCTCGATCATGGCCCGCCACACCGACAACGGTCTGGTCGCCTATTCGGCCTCCAAGGCCGGGGTCGTCGGGATGATGCGCACCTTCGCCCTGGAACTCGGCCGCCACGCTGTCACTTCCAACGCCATCCTGCCCGGCGCCATCGCCACCGGCATGACCGCCGCCAGCTTCCAGCGCGAGGACGTCACCGCCATCTGGGCCAAGAAGGCGGCGTTGAAGCGCCTCGGCCAACCCATCGACATCGCCCGAGTGGCCCTCTTCCTGGCCAGCGACGACGGTGGTTTCGTAACGGGCCAGGCGCTGGGGGTCGACGGCGGCCTGATGCTGCGGGTCTAGGAGGCCTTCTCGGCCAGTACGCCGAGGATGCGGCCGCCCTTGGCGCCCTGCACGATGACCACGGTCTTCAGCCCGTCCTCGATCGCCTTGGGAGGCTTGTAGGCGCTGGGCCGGCCGTACCAGCTTCCCAGCCGCGCGACCTGGCGGACGACGTTCTTGTGGACCACCGCCTCGCCGCGGTTGTCGCCCTTCTTCGGCGTGATCTCGACGGCGCGGGGATCGTAGCGGATCAGCCAGACGTCAGCCCCGCCACGCGGGACGGGCCCGGAGCCGACAGCGATCCGGCCGTTCAGCATGAACAGCATGTCGGGCGCATTGCGCGGCGCCTTGGCCGCCTCGGCGACCAGGGCGTCGACCTTGTCGGCGCGGACGCCGCCGGTCTGGTAGCGGCCATCGATCACCACCTGCGGCGTATAGACCTCGCGCACCGCCAGCTTGCGGGCATAGGCCTTCTGGCGCTCGGCGAAGACCGGCTGGGCGAAGGTGTCGCGCCAGCCCAGATAGTCCCAGTAATCGACAGCGAAGGTCAGGGCGAGCACGCCCGGATCATCGGCCAGCTCGGCCAGATGGGTGTTGGCGGCGCGGCAGGACGAACAGCCCTGCGCCGTGAACAGCTCGACCACAACGGGCGGCTTCGGCGCCTGGGCGGCCATGGCCGACAGGGGGGCGAACGCCAGCACTGCAAGGACTGGGGCGAGGAGGGGGAGGAAACGCCTCATGGCTGGCACTTAACCGGAAGCGGAGGCCAAGTTGGCTTCACGAGGCCGTGAGACTCCCATCCTTCTCCCGCTTGCCGGGAGAAGGTGGCCCGAAGGGCCGGATGAGGGCAGCGCCAGCCTGTCGGTGAGGCCGCGTTCTGGCGCGGATCAGCGCCGTCGTCTTCCACATACGAAAAAGGGCAGCCCGGCCGAAGCCGGTGCTGCCCTCATCCGACCCTGCTCCGCAGGGCCACCTTCTCCCGGCAAGCGGGAGAAGGGAAAGTCGCTACGCCGCCGGCTTGGCCAGGTTGCGCAGGACGTAGTTCAGGACGCCGCCGTTCTTGAAGTAGTCGAGCTCGGTCGGGGTATCGATGCGGCAGCGGACCGGGAAGCGGGCGATGCGGCCGTCCGACGGGCGGTACAGCTCGACGATCAACTGCTTGCGGGGCGCGAGGTCCTGCAGGCCGCGGATCGAGACGATCTCTTCACCCGTAAGACCAAGGCGCTGCCAGCCGTCGTTGAGGAACTGCAGGGGCAGAACGCCCATGCCGACCAGGTTGGAGCGGTGGATGCGCTCGAAGGTCTCGGCGATCACCGCGCGAACGCCGAGCAGCTTGGCGCCCTTGGCCGCCCAGTCGCGGCTGGAGCCGGTGCCGTATTCCTTGCCGGCGAAGACGACCGCCGGGCGGCCTTCTTCCTGGTAGCGCATGGCCGCGTCGTAGATCGGCATGGTCTGGCCGGACGGGAAGTGCTTGGTCACGCCGCCTTCGATCTCGGGGGTGATCTTGTTGCGGATGCGGATGTTGGCGAAGGTGCCGCGCATCATCACTTCGTGGTTGCCGCGGCGGCTGCCGTAGCCGTTAAAGTCCTCGAAGCGGACCTGGTGGTTCAGCAGGTACTCACCGGCCGGGCTGGCCTTCTTGATCGAACCGGCCGGGCTGATGTGGTCGGTGGTGATCGAGTCGCCGAACACGCCGAGGATCCGGGCCTCGACAATGTCGGTGACCGGGGTCGGCTGCATTTCCATGCCCACGAAGTAGGGCGGGTTCTGCACATAGGTCGAACCCATGTCCCAGGCGTAGGTCTGGCCGCCGGTGACCTTGATGGCCTGCCAGTTCTTGTCGCCGGTGAAGACGTCGCTGTAGCGTTCGGCGAACATCTTGCTGGTCACCGACTTCTTCTGCAGGGCGGCGATGTCGGCGTTGGTCGGCCAGATGTCCTTCAGGAAGACGTCCTTGCCCTTCTTGTCCTGGCCGATCGGCTGGGTGGTCAGGTCGATGTTCATCGAACCGGCCAGGGCGTAGGCGACGACCAGCGGCGGGCTGGCCAGGTAGTTGGCCCGCACGTCGGGGTTCACCCGGCCTTCGAAGTTCCGGTTGCCCGACAGCACGCTGGCGGCGACCAGGTCGCCCTCGGCGATGGCGGCCGAGACCGCTTCCGGCAGCGGGCCCGAGTTGCCGATGCAGGTGGTGCAGCCGTAGCCGACAAGGTTGAAGCCCAGCGCGTCGAGGTGCTTCTGCAGGCCGGCCTTGGCCAAGTAGTCGGTGACCACCTGCGAGCCGGGGGCCAGCGAGGTCTTCACCCAAGGCTTGACCGACAGGCCCTTGGCGATGGCGTTCTTGGCCAGCAGGCCGGCGGCGATCAGCACCGAGGGGTTGGAGGTGTTGGTGCAGCTGGTGATGGCGGCGATGACCACGTCGCCGTGGCCGACGTCGAACTTCTCGCCCTTCACCGGAACGCGCACATCGGCGCCTTCCTTCTTGCCGAACTCACCGGCCAGGGCTTCGGCGAAGGCCGAGGCGGCGTTGGAGAGCAGCACCTTGTCCTGCGGACGCTTGGGGCCGGCCAGCGAGGGCAGCACGTCGTCCAGCGCCAGTTCGAGGATGTCGGTGAACTCGGGCTCCGGCGCTTCGGGATCGAACCACATGCCCTGGGCCTTGGCGTAGGCCTCGACCAGGTTGACGCGGGCCGGGTCGCGGCCGGTGGCCTTCAAATAGTCGACGGTGGCTTGCGACACCGGGAAGAAGCCGCAGGTGGCGCCGTATTCGGGGGCCATGTTGGCGATGGTCGCCTGGTCCTCGATAGTCAGGTTGGCCAGGCCGTTGCCGAAGAACTCGACGAACTTGCCGACCACGCCCTTCTTGCGCAGCATCTGGGTGACGGTCAGCACCAGGTCGGTGGCGGTGGCGCCTTCCGGCAGGGCGCCGGTGAGGCGGAAGCCGATCACTTCCGGGATCAGCATCGGGATGGCCTGGCCGAGCATGGCGGCCTCGGCCTCGATGCCGCCCACGCCCCAGCCCAGGACGGCCAAGCCGTTGACCATGGTGGTGTGGCTGTCGGTGCCGACGACGGTGTCGGGATAGGCGACCTCATCGTCGTGGCCGGCGTCCTTGGCGGTCCAGACGGTCTGGGCCAGGTATTCCAGGTTCACCTGGTGGCAGATGCCGGTGCCGGGCGGCACAACGCGGAAGTTGTTGAAGGCCGAGCTGCCCCAGCGCAGGAAGTTGTAGCGCTCGAGGTTGCGCTGGTACTCGATGGCGACGTTGTCGCCGAAGGCCCTGGCGTTGCCGAAGTGATCGACCATCACCGAGTGGTCGATGACCAGGTCGACGGGGATCAGCGGGTTGATCTTGGTCGGGTCGCCGCCCAGCGCCGTCATGGCGTCGCGCATGGCGGCCAGGTCGACGACGGCCGGCACGCCGGTGAAGTCCTGCATCAGCACCCGGGCCGGGCGGAAGGCGATCTCGTGCTGCACGGCGCCCT
The nucleotide sequence above comes from Caulobacter sp. NIBR1757. Encoded proteins:
- a CDS encoding SDR family NAD(P)-dependent oxidoreductase, with product MGRLAGRRAIVTGAASGIGRATAELFAAEGAQVLAVDRPDANLVFKHAAIVPMGQDIGEDGAPDAIVGKAVADFGGLDILYNNAGISHGAPVADTTDEAFDRLVAINLRAGFRLSRAATPHLVASGNGRLIFTASIMARHTDNGLVAYSASKAGVVGMMRTFALELGRHAVTSNAILPGAIATGMTAASFQREDVTAIWAKKAALKRLGQPIDIARVALFLASDDGGFVTGQALGVDGGLMLRV
- a CDS encoding DUF1223 domain-containing protein, which codes for MRRFLPLLAPVLAVLAFAPLSAMAAQAPKPPVVVELFTAQGCSSCRAANTHLAELADDPGVLALTFAVDYWDYLGWRDTFAQPVFAERQKAYARKLAVREVYTPQVVIDGRYQTGGVRADKVDALVAEAAKAPRNAPDMLFMLNGRIAVGSGPVPRGGADVWLIRYDPRAVEITPKKGDNRGEAVVHKNVVRQVARLGSWYGRPSAYKPPKAIEDGLKTVVIVQGAKGGRILGVLAEKAS
- the acnA gene encoding aconitate hydratase AcnA encodes the protein MASIDSLQVRRTLSVGGKTYVYYSLPVAEEAGLSGISRLPVSLKVLLENLLRNEDGAETDSADFQAMAAWVQNKGAVQHEIAFRPARVLMQDFTGVPAVVDLAAMRDAMTALGGDPTKINPLIPVDLVIDHSVMVDHFGNARAFGDNVAIEYQRNLERYNFLRWGSSAFNNFRVVPPGTGICHQVNLEYLAQTVWTAKDAGHDDEVAYPDTVVGTDSHTTMVNGLAVLGWGVGGIEAEAAMLGQAIPMLIPEVIGFRLTGALPEGATATDLVLTVTQMLRKKGVVGKFVEFFGNGLANLTIEDQATIANMAPEYGATCGFFPVSQATVDYLKATGRDPARVNLVEAYAKAQGMWFDPEAPEPEFTDILELALDDVLPSLAGPKRPQDKVLLSNAASAFAEALAGEFGKKEGADVRVPVKGEKFDVGHGDVVIAAITSCTNTSNPSVLIAAGLLAKNAIAKGLSVKPWVKTSLAPGSQVVTDYLAKAGLQKHLDALGFNLVGYGCTTCIGNSGPLPEAVSAAIAEGDLVAASVLSGNRNFEGRVNPDVRANYLASPPLVVAYALAGSMNIDLTTQPIGQDKKGKDVFLKDIWPTNADIAALQKKSVTSKMFAERYSDVFTGDKNWQAIKVTGGQTYAWDMGSTYVQNPPYFVGMEMQPTPVTDIVEARILGVFGDSITTDHISPAGSIKKASPAGEYLLNHQVRFEDFNGYGSRRGNHEVMMRGTFANIRIRNKITPEIEGGVTKHFPSGQTMPIYDAAMRYQEEGRPAVVFAGKEYGTGSSRDWAAKGAKLLGVRAVIAETFERIHRSNLVGMGVLPLQFLNDGWQRLGLTGEEIVSIRGLQDLAPRKQLIVELYRPSDGRIARFPVRCRIDTPTELDYFKNGGVLNYVLRNLAKPAA